The DNA region TTGCTGGACACCGTTTGTCCACAGGTCGATTTGAAGAGGTGTTATGCCAACACGAGGCTGTCGCAGAGGCTGCGGTAATTGGTGTGCAAGATAAACTTAAAGGCCAGGTGCCACTTGGGTTAGTGGTGCTTAAAAATGGCGTCACTTTGTCAGATGAGGTTTTATACAAAGAGCTACTTGCATTAGTGCGCCATGAAATCGGCCCCGTTGCAGCATTTAGATTAGTGAGTGCGGTACAAAAATTACCCAAAACCCGTTCGGGTAAAATATTGCGCGCTACAATGCGCAAAATTGCCGATAATAATGAATATACGGTTCCGGCAACGATTGAAGACCCGATGACCTTGGACATCATTCGTAGTGCATTGACTAAGATGGGTTATGCCGATGCATTGGCTAAAGAGTTAACCGTTTAATGGTGTGATTGGCTGAATTAAATATATTGAGGCGTGTATGTTGTTATGAGCTGAAAATAGGTTAATTGAAATAGGTCAATTGACGTGAAGATTAGGATTCGAACAATTAAAAAAGTGCCAAGTATTAACTTGGCACTTTTTAATATCGTTTATATTATTGGGTTATGCAGAATATTCAAAAGGATCTACATTACCCAAAACCGATGCGTACTTGATTGTTATAAATTTAGTTGAAAAAAATTGCTCAACTCCGTCGTTAGATGTTTGCATACCGATATCATCAAAGCCTTCTGCAGCTTGGAATTTACCTAATAATTCACCTAACTCTGCCTTCTTCAAATTATAGGGAGGATGAGTGAAGTTACTTGCAGGAATAACTTCACCTAGTTCTGAATAGCGTCTAACTTCGTTAGCTATTGTGTCAAGTAAGTCACCATTGTGAACACCAATCCATTGCACCGCGTAACTTTTTACTATGTACTTTTTAGAGTAAAAGTAAAAATCATCTTTTGCTTCGATAATAACAATATCTGCATATTGTTCATCTTCAATTAATGTTTGATATGCGGCATTGATATCCTCTATTTCTAACTCTAGACCTGCTACTGCAATAATTTGATCTGCAGTAACAAGGCGACCATCTCGACTTAATAAACGGATGTAATCAACTAATTCAATCATAATTTCACCATCGAATTAAGCAGGTAATAAACCTAAGCCTTCAAGTCTATCTGCTGCGTAGCCAAGATTAAATTTCTCAAGGGTGGCACGTGTAGGAACACCGGTTGCTTGATCCCAGCCCATTTCTTCATAGAACAAGTCTAATCCAAGTTGAATGTCGTCACGATCCATTTTTATAGTACCTTCATCGCCAAATGCAGCTTCTGGATCCATGTCATAAACCCACTCACATAATGCATCATGTTTGTTACGTTGATCCGGTTCTTTCATTTGTAGTACTGATAATGCACGGTGAAGTTGTAAGACTCTCTCTGCTTTATCATCAAGCTCTTGCTCGGAGGTTTCAATCCCTGTAACCAGAGAGAACATTTGTGATTCAATTGAGCTATCACCAAGATAGTCTTTGTTAACATCTGGAGAGACAAGCAGTGGGAACATCCAGTTACACACAGTAAGAGAATCATGTAGAACGTTTTTCACTAAACACCATTTGGCAAACTTGGCTTTAGAAACATTCATCGCTGTATAGTGTTTAACAGGGTCAAAAGCATTTTCGCCCCACATTGATTCCGCTACTTCGGCAATTTTTGCATAAGGTAGGCCACAATTAATTAAATTAATATGTGAGTGACATTGTGGGTCGCGGTTAAATACCGTTGCCAATAATGCACCGACTTGACCAGCGGCTTCACTCGCATGGTGTAGACCACCCACCATTGAACGGTTAAAGACATGTACGCCTTCATCAAGGAATACACTATAGGTTTGACCTAATAAATTCTCTTCAGCATCAGATTCAAGGGCAAATGTTAATCCTGCCATTCTTGGTGATTCAACATCATCGAGAACATCTTGAATGTTATACAATTCACCTTCATCATTAATAAAATTGTGTAATCCGGTACCGAGAAAACGTCCAAAATAATTCGAGCCATTATAAGATTTGGCTAAACCAATACGAGTATAATAATCTTGCATAAAGTGGGCATCTAGATTTGCATACTGTTCCCAATTTATGGCTGCAAACTCTTCAGCAGGTAATAAAATTTCCCAAAATGAACGTTTAGTGAATTCGCGCATTAGGTGTGACAATTGACCATAGGCACTCCAAATCGCTAAGTTATCCATGTAATAACCACCAATAGTCATGATATCAGTCTTTTTTTCACCGTTACCAGGTTGACCCATTGAATACCAAGGATCTAGAAATCCCATACACGTGTTGGTGAGGTATTCTGTTGGTAAGTTATACTCAGTTTTCATTTTAGGGTTTTTGAGTTCACAAAAACACCGGATTGGGCAAGAGTGACAACCACCAGGGCGTTTAAAGATTTTATTGGCTTCTTCACGGCCAAAATACATTTCGGCCATTGATGTGCGCATACCGACTTTTTGACGGTCATCCCAAGGTGTTTCTTCCAGAATAACTGGGTCATCTGCTGCACCCCAAGTCACCCCTGGACCGCCACGCCAACGACTAATACTAGCGTTAAATTCTGCCCAAGACTGAGGGTCATGAGGGACTACCCCATTATTGTTTGCACCGATAATACCTAGAATGTGATCATCCAGTGCCCGTAGTTGCTCATTAGTTGTACTTTCAGCAATTTCAACACGACCCGTACCGATAATACCAATGCCTTT from Shewanella polaris includes:
- a CDS encoding aldehyde ferredoxin oxidoreductase — translated: MSSTYGGWAGYILRVNLTTSTITKETTEKYHDYIGGMGIGYKVLWDNHVDGIKATDEENRLVISAGPLSGSGAICSARTTITSRNPVIRGHLITDGHFGGHFSPELKYAGYDAIIIEGKSPSPVWLKILDDKVTIEPADSLWGLGIFDTFAAISKMMGQQAQVAAIGPAGENLVAQSTFQTQGGHSAGGHGSVLGSKKLKGIGIIGTGRVEIAESTTNEQLRALDDHILGIIGANNNGVVPHDPQSWAEFNASISRWRGGPGVTWGAADDPVILEETPWDDRQKVGMRTSMAEMYFGREEANKIFKRPGGCHSCPIRCFCELKNPKMKTEYNLPTEYLTNTCMGFLDPWYSMGQPGNGEKKTDIMTIGGYYMDNLAIWSAYGQLSHLMREFTKRSFWEILLPAEEFAAINWEQYANLDAHFMQDYYTRIGLAKSYNGSNYFGRFLGTGLHNFINDEGELYNIQDVLDDVESPRMAGLTFALESDAEENLLGQTYSVFLDEGVHVFNRSMVGGLHHASEAAGQVGALLATVFNRDPQCHSHINLINCGLPYAKIAEVAESMWGENAFDPVKHYTAMNVSKAKFAKWCLVKNVLHDSLTVCNWMFPLLVSPDVNKDYLGDSSIESQMFSLVTGIETSEQELDDKAERVLQLHRALSVLQMKEPDQRNKHDALCEWVYDMDPEAAFGDEGTIKMDRDDIQLGLDLFYEEMGWDQATGVPTRATLEKFNLGYAADRLEGLGLLPA